In one window of Fusobacteria bacterium ZRK30 DNA:
- a CDS encoding electron transfer flavoprotein subunit beta/FixA family protein: MKIAVCIKQVPGGTNVQVDPVTGVLLRDGVDSKINPYDLYALESAFQIKNQVSSEIGVLSMGPPQAKAVIKESFSMGVDTGVLLSDRKFAGADVLATSYALAQGLKAMGEIDLIICGKQTTDGDTAQVGPEMAEYLSIPHISNISKILEVTSESLTVEADMGETIEIQTIGYPCLITVEKGIYSPRLPSYKNKLDTATREIKVLTFDDLDDKDEKKYGLNGSPTQVERIFNPPKNADKEMFLGDGAAVELFEKLRGRKII; encoded by the coding sequence ATGAAAATTGCCGTTTGTATAAAACAAGTGCCTGGAGGTACTAATGTTCAAGTTGATCCAGTTACAGGAGTACTATTAAGAGATGGTGTTGATTCAAAGATAAATCCATACGATCTTTATGCTTTAGAATCTGCATTTCAAATAAAAAATCAAGTCAGTAGTGAAATAGGAGTCCTATCTATGGGGCCCCCCCAAGCAAAAGCTGTGATTAAAGAATCATTTTCTATGGGAGTAGATACAGGTGTATTACTTTCTGACAGGAAGTTTGCCGGAGCCGATGTGTTAGCAACATCTTATGCTCTAGCCCAAGGGCTAAAAGCAATGGGTGAGATAGATCTAATAATCTGCGGAAAACAAACTACCGATGGAGACACCGCTCAAGTAGGACCAGAGATGGCAGAATATTTATCCATCCCTCATATTTCGAATATAAGTAAAATATTAGAAGTAACCTCAGAAAGTCTAACTGTAGAAGCAGATATGGGTGAAACTATAGAGATACAGACTATTGGTTATCCATGTTTAATCACAGTAGAAAAGGGAATATATTCCCCTAGACTGCCATCTTATAAAAATAAACTAGATACAGCTACTAGAGAGATAAAAGTTTTAACTTTTGATGATTTAGATGATAAAGATGAAAAAAAATATGGTTTAAACGGGTCACCGACCCAGGTAGAAAGAATATTTAATCCTCCTAAAAATGCAGATAAAGAGATGTTTTTAGGGGATGGAGCTGCAGTTGAATTATTTGAAAAATTGAGAGGAAGAAAAATTATCTAG
- a CDS encoding electron transfer flavoprotein subunit alpha/FixB family protein, with translation MAKLVINHDKINHKKMMELIDLCPFNAIEEQEGQTYINSGCKMCKLCVKNGNGTINFVEDETVTSVNKKLWNGITVYIDHFNGVINPVSLELIGKARELAEIISHPVQAILIGSNVKKIAEELEHYGVDQIHVYDYKELEHFKVQNYTEIFADYIEKKKPSSILVGATTLGRSLAPRVAARFRTGLTADCTILKMKDNTDLVQIRPAFGGNIMAQIVTERHRPQLCTVRAKIFDAPERTVEKSGEIIDHEIDINKLNSKIQVLDVVKKDKEVSIADAEVIIAIGRGIKKEEDIEMIQEFADLVDGKIACTRPLIECGWMSNKLQVGLSGRTVKPRLLFAFGIHGAVQFTAGMNGAETIVAVNTDEQASIFDVAHYGIVGDLYKVIPKLTEEIKKDRKITF, from the coding sequence ATGGCTAAATTAGTTATAAATCACGATAAAATAAATCATAAAAAAATGATGGAATTGATAGACCTATGTCCATTTAATGCAATCGAGGAACAAGAGGGGCAGACATATATAAATTCTGGATGTAAGATGTGTAAACTTTGTGTTAAAAATGGTAATGGAACTATTAATTTTGTAGAAGATGAAACTGTAACAAGCGTGAATAAGAAGTTATGGAATGGAATAACTGTTTATATAGACCATTTTAACGGTGTAATAAATCCAGTATCTTTAGAATTGATAGGTAAAGCCAGAGAATTAGCTGAAATAATCAGTCATCCGGTCCAGGCGATCTTAATTGGTTCAAATGTAAAAAAAATAGCAGAAGAATTAGAACATTATGGCGTAGATCAAATTCATGTCTATGACTATAAAGAATTGGAGCATTTTAAAGTTCAAAATTATACAGAGATATTTGCTGATTATATTGAAAAGAAAAAACCATCTTCCATATTGGTAGGAGCTACAACATTAGGAAGATCTTTGGCTCCAAGGGTAGCTGCAAGATTTAGAACGGGGCTTACTGCAGATTGTACTATCTTAAAGATGAAAGATAATACAGATTTAGTGCAGATAAGACCAGCATTTGGTGGGAATATAATGGCACAAATAGTTACAGAAAGACATAGACCTCAGTTATGTACAGTGAGAGCGAAGATATTTGATGCTCCTGAAAGAACGGTAGAAAAAAGTGGTGAAATAATAGATCATGAGATCGATATAAATAAATTAAATTCAAAAATTCAAGTTTTAGACGTAGTAAAAAAAGATAAAGAGGTATCTATAGCTGATGCGGAGGTAATTATTGCCATAGGAAGAGGGATAAAAAAAGAGGAAGATATTGAGATGATTCAAGAGTTTGCAGATCTTGTAGATGGAAAAATAGCTTGTACTAGACCTCTTATCGAATGTGGATGGATGAGCAATAAACTACAGGTTGGACTTAGTGGAAGGACTGTAAAACCAAGATTATTATTTGCATTTGGAATCCATGGAGCAGTTCAGTTTACTGCTGGGATGAATGGAGCCGAAACAATAGTTGCTGTAAACACAGATGAACAGGCTTCAATATTTGATGTGGCACATTATGGGATTGTAGGAGATTTATATAAGGTCATTCCAAAATTGACAGAAGAAATAAAAAAAGACAGAAAAATTACTTTTTAA
- a CDS encoding lipocalin family protein, with protein MDSLFRDYKYFIFVNKRSKEGNKIIAINKGWSEEKQKWKTSKGYIKETPQLGRLKVSFFRPFYGSYNVLSVDEDYRYALVGGGTSKYLWILRRREAEITKGLVEEYLNMAKRLGYETEGMIFMK; from the coding sequence TTGGATAGTCTTTTTAGAGATTACAAATATTTTATCTTCGTTAATAAGAGATCGAAAGAAGGTAATAAAATTATAGCTATCAATAAGGGGTGGAGTGAGGAAAAACAGAAATGGAAGACGAGTAAGGGATATATAAAAGAAACTCCCCAATTAGGGAGATTAAAGGTATCTTTTTTCAGACCATTTTATGGAAGTTATAATGTTCTCTCTGTGGATGAGGACTATAGGTATGCCTTAGTTGGAGGAGGTACAAGTAAATATCTATGGATACTAAGGAGAAGAGAGGCAGAGATCACTAAGGGGTTAGTGGAGGAATATTTAAATATGGCTAAAAGGTTGGGATATGAAACAGAAGGAATGATCTTTATGAAGTAG
- a CDS encoding patatin family protein, which yields MKNSALILEGGGMRGIFTSGVLDAFLEKDIHLPYVIGVSMGAYTGASYITNQKCRNKEVLIECILSDDFFDIKRIFTNECILHSDFVFIMMNKFKNPFDYCAFNKSTKRFLSVATNVETGRPHYFEKSKINCFEKTLKASCAYPGLTDFVKISDTYYIDGGVSDPIPYKKALLDGNKKLLIVLTHPKGYVERSPWYLNASSVVYKEYPNLIEILKKRHEKYNKTLRELEKLEEKGVAYIIRPDTDISILTRDFEKLNKSYSEGYEKVVKKAEEIQLFLNG from the coding sequence ATGAAAAATAGTGCTTTAATTCTCGAAGGTGGAGGTATGAGAGGGATTTTTACATCTGGTGTTTTAGATGCTTTTTTAGAAAAGGATATTCATCTACCTTATGTTATAGGTGTTTCCATGGGAGCTTATACTGGTGCATCATATATAACCAATCAAAAATGCAGGAATAAAGAGGTGTTGATAGAGTGCATTCTCAGCGATGATTTCTTTGATATAAAAAGGATCTTTACCAATGAGTGTATCTTACACTCTGATTTTGTTTTTATTATGATGAATAAATTTAAAAATCCATTTGATTACTGTGCCTTCAATAAGAGTACTAAAAGATTTTTATCTGTAGCAACAAATGTTGAGACTGGCCGGCCCCACTATTTTGAAAAAAGCAAGATAAATTGTTTTGAAAAAACTTTAAAGGCATCCTGTGCTTATCCGGGATTGACAGATTTTGTCAAAATTAGTGATACATACTATATTGATGGGGGAGTATCCGATCCTATCCCATATAAGAAGGCTCTCCTGGATGGGAATAAAAAGTTATTGATTGTTTTAACTCACCCAAAAGGATATGTTGAAAGGTCTCCCTGGTATCTGAATGCCTCATCTGTAGTCTACAAGGAATATCCTAATTTAATAGAGATATTGAAAAAAAGACATGAAAAATATAATAAAACTCTGAGAGAGCTGGAAAAATTAGAAGAAAAAGGAGTTGCATATATAATAAGACCCGATACAGATATCTCCATATTAACCAGAGATTTTGAAAAATTAAATAAGAGTTATAGTGAAGGTTATGAAAAAGTTGTAAAAAAAGCAGAGGAGATCCAATTATTTTTAAATGGCTAG
- a CDS encoding EamA family transporter, whose translation MNIGYLLMISSMIIWGSVGIFVRYIDQPPEVIVFFRVFIAFIVLGILKLTKKKDSIDNKLSLKEYLILSMSGLFIALNWFFFFRAIKVTTIASATMSYYVAPVIVTLLSVFLLKESINKKTLIAVGLSFSGIILMTLMGSQKESGFNILGVGYGLIAAFFYALVTISVKKLKDVPSHKISLFQMGISSLIFLPVIRHMKRFNTMSLTLMIIVGVIHTCIALNLYFEGIKRIKVQHVGVLSYIDPLGAVILGGLFFNEMPGISTIIGGGMILSATYIILKRKM comes from the coding sequence ATGAATATAGGATATCTATTGATGATATCATCAATGATTATATGGGGGAGTGTCGGGATATTTGTGCGATATATTGACCAGCCTCCAGAGGTTATCGTTTTCTTCAGAGTATTTATAGCATTTATAGTCCTGGGAATATTAAAACTTACAAAAAAGAAAGATAGTATAGATAATAAATTATCTCTTAAAGAATATTTAATCCTTTCTATGAGTGGATTATTTATTGCACTCAATTGGTTTTTCTTTTTTCGGGCAATCAAAGTTACAACCATTGCTTCAGCAACAATGAGTTACTATGTAGCACCTGTTATAGTTACTCTCCTTTCTGTTTTTTTATTGAAGGAAAGCATCAACAAAAAAACTTTAATTGCAGTTGGGTTAAGTTTTTCAGGAATAATTTTAATGACCTTAATGGGGTCTCAAAAAGAAAGTGGTTTTAATATCTTAGGTGTTGGATATGGATTGATCGCTGCATTTTTTTATGCCTTAGTAACAATCAGTGTAAAAAAATTAAAAGACGTCCCATCCCATAAGATCAGTTTATTTCAAATGGGAATCTCCTCCCTAATCTTTTTACCTGTAATCAGACATATGAAAAGATTTAATACTATGTCTTTAACTTTAATGATTATAGTGGGGGTTATCCACACATGTATAGCTTTAAACCTTTATTTTGAAGGAATAAAAAGAATAAAAGTTCAGCATGTAGGAGTTTTATCCTATATAGATCCATTAGGAGCTGTTATATTAGGAGGCCTTTTTTTTAATGAAATGCCAGGAATCTCAACAATTATAGGTGGGGGGATGATTTTATCAGCGACCTATATAATTTTAAAAAGAAAGATGTAA
- a CDS encoding antibiotic biosynthesis monooxygenase: MITVVAQIITEEHNIQKVKEIAEKLVMETKKEKGCLEYDLYIDIDDERSMSMIEKWETKEDLDNHLNSEHFKKLYPEICKYQVGGEVVLYKKYEIIS, translated from the coding sequence ATGATTACAGTGGTAGCTCAAATAATAACAGAGGAACATAATATTCAAAAGGTAAAAGAGATAGCAGAAAAATTGGTAATGGAAACTAAAAAAGAAAAAGGATGCCTAGAGTATGATCTATATATAGATATAGACGACGAAAGATCTATGTCTATGATTGAAAAATGGGAAACAAAGGAAGATTTAGATAATCATTTAAACTCTGAACATTTTAAAAAATTATATCCTGAAATCTGTAAATATCAAGTTGGAGGAGAAGTAGTTTTATATAAAAAATATGAGATTATCTCCTAA
- a CDS encoding FCD domain-containing protein, whose amino-acid sequence MEERKFHKLIKHIKQEIKSGNLKNGSQIYPERTLAENLNIGRSSVREGIKILEIIGLIESRRGGGNYITNDFKNMLCNPLSLAFELQKGKIRDVIELRKMLELSNVEFVVKRVTSEEIEQVEKIYETMLNCNDIDKLIYLDRDFHLLMMSFSKNILLTTIISAISELLEESIIASRGMFLEKFGKKKIDLDHKMILEALKNRDEEGLKNSLSIHFDNIEKSLPNLN is encoded by the coding sequence ATGGAGGAAAGAAAATTTCATAAGTTAATAAAACATATAAAACAGGAAATAAAATCAGGCAATTTAAAAAATGGATCCCAGATATACCCCGAACGTACCCTGGCTGAAAATTTAAATATTGGGAGATCATCGGTGAGGGAAGGGATCAAAATATTGGAAATAATTGGTTTAATTGAAAGTAGAAGAGGCGGAGGAAACTATATCACCAATGACTTTAAAAATATGCTGTGTAATCCATTATCTCTGGCTTTTGAATTGCAAAAGGGAAAAATAAGAGACGTTATTGAGCTCAGAAAGATGTTGGAACTCTCTAATGTGGAATTCGTGGTTAAGAGGGTAACTTCAGAGGAGATAGAGCAGGTTGAAAAAATCTATGAGACGATGTTAAATTGTAATGATATTGATAAATTAATTTACTTAGACAGAGATTTTCATCTTTTAATGATGTCATTCTCTAAAAATATTTTATTAACTACGATTATTTCTGCTATATCTGAACTATTAGAAGAATCAATAATAGCTTCTAGAGGTATGTTTTTAGAAAAATTCGGGAAGAAAAAAATAGACTTAGATCATAAGATGATTTTAGAAGCCTTAAAAAATAGAGATGAAGAAGGATTAAAAAATAGTTTAAGTATTCATTTTGATAATATAGAGAAAAGCTTGCCAAATTTAAATTAA
- a CDS encoding MATE family efflux transporter, which yields MKEKLQSVKIIIALAVPAILENTMQISVGFIDTFFIGKIGTEALAGVSATNSIMNIYISFFLAVSVGCSALMTRNIGMEDYENTNHILHQSINLAMVIGLLSGLVNIVFAKPLLSLLGLSSNVVKITLPYFWAVAIPGVLISLSMILSSALRSNKDTKTPMKVGFIVNILNTILNYFLIFGLGSWSGLGLLGAGIATSIARGLGVILLWKSLTASKKSNTHRSSPDILIQKNKLFKVNWETTKNISIISIPAAMEKLIMRTGQLIYISMIISISEATYAAHNIAGVIESFTYLPAMGFGVVAATLVGQQLGEGDIKSAKESGILCYILAVIFMSIGGVLLFIFAPYLTDIFSEDPNIIRDGTKALRIIAFVQPALAATFVITSALQGAGDTKYPMYITFIGIWFIRVAGIYILGIKLNMGITGVWLAIAADIVIRGSLLLLRFIKVKPLIETDINYIK from the coding sequence ATGAAGGAAAAATTACAGTCTGTTAAAATAATCATTGCTCTAGCTGTCCCGGCTATCCTTGAAAATACCATGCAGATATCTGTAGGATTTATAGATACATTTTTTATAGGTAAAATTGGTACTGAAGCACTAGCAGGAGTCAGTGCTACCAATAGTATTATGAATATATATATATCTTTTTTCTTGGCTGTCAGTGTAGGATGCAGTGCATTGATGACCAGAAATATAGGGATGGAGGATTATGAAAACACCAACCATATACTCCACCAGTCTATAAATTTAGCTATGGTAATAGGTCTTCTGAGCGGATTGGTTAATATAGTCTTTGCAAAACCTCTCTTATCCTTATTGGGATTAAGCTCCAATGTCGTTAAAATTACCCTGCCCTATTTTTGGGCTGTGGCCATTCCCGGAGTTTTGATCTCCCTTTCTATGATCCTATCTAGTGCATTGAGGAGTAACAAAGACACCAAAACTCCCATGAAGGTTGGATTTATTGTAAATATTTTAAACACTATTCTTAACTATTTTCTTATCTTCGGCTTAGGAAGCTGGAGCGGATTAGGTCTTTTAGGAGCCGGAATAGCTACAAGTATTGCCAGAGGACTAGGAGTTATCCTCCTATGGAAATCTTTAACCGCTTCTAAAAAGAGCAATACCCATAGATCATCACCTGATATCCTCATCCAAAAAAATAAACTATTTAAAGTGAACTGGGAGACTACAAAAAATATAAGTATTATAAGTATCCCTGCTGCAATGGAAAAATTAATTATGCGTACTGGACAGCTGATCTATATATCTATGATTATCTCCATAAGTGAAGCTACCTATGCAGCTCATAATATTGCCGGAGTTATCGAATCTTTTACCTACCTTCCTGCTATGGGATTCGGAGTTGTAGCTGCTACTTTAGTGGGGCAACAGCTGGGAGAAGGAGATATAAAATCCGCGAAAGAATCTGGAATCCTATGTTATATATTGGCAGTAATTTTCATGAGTATTGGAGGTGTCCTTCTCTTTATTTTTGCTCCCTATTTAACAGATATATTCTCAGAAGACCCCAATATTATAAGGGATGGTACAAAAGCCCTCAGAATAATTGCATTTGTTCAGCCTGCTTTAGCCGCAACTTTTGTTATCACTTCAGCTCTTCAGGGAGCCGGGGATACTAAATATCCCATGTATATAACATTTATTGGGATATGGTTTATCAGGGTAGCTGGAATATATATCCTTGGTATAAAATTAAATATGGGTATCACAGGAGTATGGCTGGCTATTGCTGCTGATATAGTCATCCGGGGATCCCTTCTCCTCCTAAGGTTTATTAAAGTCAAACCTTTAATCGAAACCGATATCAATTACATTAAATAG
- a CDS encoding helix-turn-helix transcriptional regulator, with product MDKIYSKGCRIEETLKILGNKWTFLIIKNLMGDKLRFNELLHLLNGISPKTLTERLRSLEKEGIITRKIYPEIPPKVEYKLTTKGDDLKVILDTLNQWGKKYI from the coding sequence ATGGATAAAATATATTCAAAGGGATGCAGAATAGAGGAAACTCTTAAAATTTTAGGAAATAAATGGACATTTTTAATAATTAAAAACCTTATGGGAGACAAGCTGAGATTTAATGAGCTGTTACATCTTTTAAACGGTATAAGTCCAAAAACCTTGACTGAAAGGTTGAGAAGTTTAGAAAAAGAGGGAATAATTACAAGAAAGATATATCCTGAAATTCCTCCTAAGGTAGAATATAAACTGACAACTAAGGGAGATGATCTAAAAGTCATCCTTGATACTCTAAATCAATGGGGAAAAAAATATATTTAG
- a CDS encoding FAD-binding protein: MQNKYKEIDMSDFENIKKLIGDTERVLFKDEINPDYSHDELGGIEKMPDILVKVYTTKEISDIMKYAYENQIPVTARGSGTGLVGACVPLFGGIVIETTGMNKILELDEENLTLTLEPGVLLMEISKYVEEHDFFYPPDPGEKSATIGGNISTNAGGMRAVKYGVTRDYVRGLEVVLPTGEIIELGGKVVKNSSGYSIKDLIIGSEGTLGIITKVILKLIPLPKHTISLLVPFEELNTAIDAVPSIIKSKAIPTAIEFLQREVIFAAEEYLGKVFPDKSSDSYLLLTFDGNSKEQVEKDYEKVADLCLEIGALDAYLVDTEERKEAVWSARGAFLEAIHGSTDEMDECDVVVPRNNVAEFIKYTKILAKEFDIRIPSFGHAGDGNLHVYICKDNMDVELWTKKREDVFKKMYDKSLELGGLVSGEHGIGFAKKEYMFDQYNGGHLNLMVGIKKSFDPKNILNPGKVCQ; the protein is encoded by the coding sequence ATGCAGAATAAATATAAAGAGATAGACATGAGTGATTTTGAAAATATAAAAAAGTTAATTGGAGATACAGAAAGAGTACTCTTTAAAGATGAGATCAACCCAGATTATTCCCACGATGAATTAGGCGGGATAGAAAAAATGCCGGATATATTGGTAAAAGTTTATACCACTAAAGAAATCTCAGATATTATGAAATATGCCTATGAAAATCAGATTCCTGTAACTGCCAGAGGATCAGGAACAGGACTTGTAGGAGCATGTGTTCCTCTCTTTGGAGGAATAGTTATCGAGACTACAGGAATGAATAAGATCTTGGAATTGGATGAGGAAAACTTAACTCTGACATTAGAGCCTGGAGTATTACTTATGGAGATCAGTAAATATGTAGAAGAACATGATTTTTTCTACCCTCCAGATCCAGGGGAAAAAAGTGCAACAATTGGAGGGAATATAAGTACCAATGCAGGGGGAATGAGAGCTGTAAAATATGGCGTAACTAGAGATTATGTAAGGGGGTTAGAAGTAGTTCTTCCCACTGGAGAAATTATTGAACTGGGAGGGAAAGTTGTAAAAAACTCTTCCGGTTATAGTATTAAAGATTTAATTATAGGTTCCGAAGGGACTTTGGGAATTATCACAAAGGTAATTTTAAAATTAATACCGTTACCTAAACATACCATAAGTTTGTTGGTTCCATTTGAGGAGCTGAATACTGCTATCGATGCAGTTCCTAGTATTATTAAATCTAAAGCCATACCTACAGCTATTGAATTCTTACAGAGGGAAGTAATTTTTGCTGCAGAGGAATATCTAGGGAAAGTATTTCCAGATAAATCCAGTGATTCTTATCTTTTATTAACTTTTGATGGAAACTCAAAGGAACAGGTAGAGAAAGACTATGAAAAAGTAGCTGACTTGTGTTTAGAAATAGGGGCTTTGGATGCTTACTTAGTAGATACAGAGGAAAGGAAGGAAGCTGTTTGGTCTGCTAGAGGAGCATTTTTAGAAGCTATACATGGTTCTACCGATGAAATGGATGAATGTGATGTGGTAGTTCCTAGAAATAATGTAGCAGAATTTATTAAATATACAAAAATTTTAGCCAAAGAATTTGATATCAGAATACCTAGTTTTGGTCATGCTGGAGACGGAAATCTGCATGTTTATATCTGTAAAGATAATATGGATGTGGAGTTATGGACTAAAAAAAGAGAGGATGTCTTTAAAAAAATGTATGATAAATCTTTGGAATTAGGAGGATTAGTATCTGGAGAACATGGGATTGGATTTGCCAAGAAGGAATATATGTTTGATCAATACAATGGAGGCCATCTTAATTTGATGGTTGGTATAAAAAAATCTTTTGATCCTAAAAACATTTTAAATCCTGGAAAGGTTTGTCAATAG
- a CDS encoding metal-sensing transcriptional repressor, with protein sequence MGNHPNQKQMINRFSRIIGHTEAIKRMILEEKECEDILIQIAAVRSALNNAGKIILKEHISHCTVDAVKNNDPEALNKLNKAIDKFMK encoded by the coding sequence ATGGGAAATCATCCTAATCAAAAACAAATGATCAATAGATTTTCTAGAATTATTGGTCATACTGAAGCTATAAAAAGAATGATCCTCGAAGAAAAAGAGTGTGAGGATATATTGATACAAATTGCAGCTGTTCGTTCTGCCCTTAATAATGCAGGTAAGATCATACTAAAGGAACATATCAGTCACTGTACAGTAGATGCTGTAAAAAATAATGACCCTGAAGCTCTAAATAAATTAAATAAAGCAATCGATAAATTTATGAAATAA
- a CDS encoding transporter substrate-binding domain-containing protein has protein sequence MYKLLFSIFILLNVSIYGIEGLNLQFNKDEKEWISAHENKIITVYLDKDRGILNYDSEGKRKGFFPNIIKLLEENTGLKFQIIDEETEIFESSVDLGVPDIVMGVEDYKRNNKEYKYIDIPIELDGVAITRKDYPSIDFKEDNFGKKIVYEEGDQIKNKIIKKYGNLITLISKPNQKEAVEAILSKEADIYIEDYQEALKYLVKNPNNNVKLNYFSKIIKTGYYTGGKAEFQPLLDIVERIFNNKDLTMKFFHEETLSYTKNKLEISAEIEKYIKKRKKIKVLLPSFEEFPQLYYINGNKVPEGFLDNYFYEIDKILGLKIEFEREDTDSDFDIDPFILSVNGEELIPENEEILITEPYTQMPLLIFSSSDEGYVPYFDNLKKYRIAVVKDSFIEKYLLYKGLGGNLIRFKNIEQVLAAVSSKKADILIGELQQIDYFSKLYSAKNLQVAGTIQDKLELSFGIPKEDKILYFLINSLNDEFSYRIKEEENKFFIEKIEIAKDYKFSIIISVFSIFLLSFVYNHLRKFKNTSVKLKKLTIGLVETLENANTFNDEDTGAHIKRLNQYSELLAEELKMSNSFVNEVGLYASLHDVGKIGISDSILKKPGKLTEEEFETMKNHVEIGYNLMKDLGISPVALNIVRYHHEKWNGLGYGKGLKGEEIPIEARIVALADVYDALRQERVYKKAFTHEKSVEIIRSESGKHFDPRIVKIFIKKHRHFERIFEGN, from the coding sequence ATGTATAAGTTATTATTTTCAATTTTTATTTTATTGAATGTTTCTATCTATGGGATAGAGGGTTTAAACCTTCAATTTAACAAAGATGAAAAAGAATGGATTTCAGCACATGAAAACAAAATTATAACGGTTTATTTGGATAAAGACAGGGGGATATTAAATTATGATTCAGAAGGAAAAAGAAAAGGTTTCTTTCCTAATATAATTAAATTATTGGAAGAAAATACAGGATTAAAATTTCAAATAATCGATGAAGAAACTGAAATATTTGAGAGTTCTGTAGATTTAGGAGTTCCTGATATAGTAATGGGGGTAGAAGATTATAAAAGAAATAATAAAGAGTACAAATATATAGATATACCTATTGAGCTAGATGGAGTTGCAATTACCAGGAAAGATTATCCTTCCATCGATTTTAAAGAAGATAATTTTGGGAAAAAAATTGTCTATGAAGAGGGAGATCAGATAAAAAATAAAATTATAAAAAAATACGGGAATCTAATTACACTGATATCTAAACCAAATCAAAAAGAAGCTGTAGAAGCGATCCTGTCTAAGGAAGCAGATATCTATATCGAAGATTATCAGGAGGCTTTAAAATATTTAGTCAAAAATCCAAATAATAATGTAAAATTAAATTATTTTTCAAAAATTATTAAAACAGGTTATTATACTGGAGGAAAGGCAGAGTTTCAGCCGCTGCTAGATATAGTAGAGAGAATTTTTAATAATAAAGACTTAACGATGAAGTTTTTTCACGAGGAAACGTTGAGTTATACAAAAAATAAGCTGGAAATATCTGCTGAAATAGAAAAATATATTAAGAAGAGAAAAAAAATAAAAGTATTACTCCCTTCCTTTGAAGAGTTTCCACAGCTTTATTATATTAATGGAAACAAAGTTCCTGAAGGATTTTTAGATAACTATTTCTATGAAATTGATAAAATATTAGGGTTAAAAATAGAATTTGAAAGAGAAGATACAGATTCTGATTTTGACATAGACCCATTTATATTGAGTGTCAATGGGGAAGAATTGATACCTGAAAATGAAGAGATACTTATAACCGAACCCTACACCCAGATGCCGTTATTGATCTTTAGCAGTAGTGATGAAGGCTACGTTCCATATTTTGATAACCTAAAAAAATATCGAATTGCTGTAGTAAAAGATTCTTTTATCGAAAAATATCTTTTGTATAAAGGGTTAGGGGGGAACTTAATAAGATTTAAAAATATAGAACAGGTATTGGCAGCGGTAAGTTCTAAAAAAGCGGATATTTTAATAGGAGAATTACAGCAAATAGATTATTTTTCAAAACTATATAGTGCAAAGAATCTTCAAGTTGCAGGAACCATTCAGGATAAGCTGGAATTAAGTTTTGGAATACCTAAAGAAGATAAAATCCTTTATTTTTTAATAAATTCATTAAATGATGAATTTTCTTATAGAATAAAAGAAGAAGAAAATAAATTTTTTATAGAGAAAATAGAAATAGCAAAAGATTATAAATTTTCCATAATTATCTCAGTATTTTCAATTTTTCTACTAAGTTTTGTTTATAATCATTTAAGAAAGTTTAAAAATACTTCTGTGAAATTAAAAAAATTAACTATTGGTCTGGTTGAAACTTTGGAAAACGCCAATACATTTAACGATGAAGATACCGGGGCACATATAAAGCGGTTAAATCAATATTCAGAATTATTGGCTGAAGAACTTAAAATGTCAAACTCTTTTGTAAATGAAGTCGGGTTATATGCTTCACTTCATGATGTGGGGAAGATAGGGATATCTGATAGCATATTAAAAAAGCCCGGAAAGCTGACTGAGGAAGAATTTGAGACAATGAAAAATCATGTGGAAATAGGGTATAATCTCATGAAGGATCTGGGAATTAGTCCAGTAGCCTTAAATATAGTCAGATATCACCATGAAAAATGGAATGGTTTGGGATATGGGAAAGGACTAAAGGGGGAAGAAATCCCAATCGAAGCCAGAATAGTGGCTTTAGCAGATGTATACGACGCCTTACGACAGGAACGGGTTTATAAAAAAGCCTTCACTCATGAAAAATCAGTAGAGATAATAAGATCTGAAAGCGGTAAACATTTTGACCCTAGAATAGTTAAAATTTTTATAAAAAAACATAGACATTTTGAAAGAATTTTTGAGGGAAATTAA